The window ATGTAGTATTTTCCCATGATTGTCATGGGGGAGAGGACTCCGGGAGTCCAGTATTGATTGGGGACCATCCAACCTTTACGGGCATAGGCCGTGTAAAGGAAGCCGTCCAGCACTTTCTGGCCATGGGTTCGGGCCAGACGGCGGGCCAGTTTTCTGGCTCCCTGACTGAGATCCAGTAAGCCGCGTTGGTCAATGATTGCATCCAGAAGCCCGATCCCGATCTCGGCATTGTGCAGGGAGGCCCCGACAACATCAAAGTCCTTGGCTCTGAAGATGGGGACCCCCTTTACCCCCAGCTCTTGGGGCTTGAGGTATTCCTTATCCAGACATTCCATCAGCCAAGCGATTATTCCGCCGCTGGAAATGCCGTCAAACCCCAGCATATCGGCGTGATGGTTGAGCTGTTCAGCGGCCCGTTGATCAAAGATCCCGGAAAGGGGGCCCATGGTTTGATAGGGCTCGTAGTCCTTCTTGAATTCGCCTTTCATCTTCTTACATACAGCGACGCAGGGCTCGCCGCAATGCTTCTGCTGTTTGGTAGCGATGGTTTCTTCGTTGAACTGCTTTAGATAATGGTCGAGGACAAAGTTCTTATGGATGGCCAGGCGTTCGGCTTCATCCATGTAGATGCTTTGGTAATTGAATGAGAGCATTCGGCCGGCGAGTTTCGCATAATTCACCCCGAAAGTACCACCGGTATTGAACTTCTTGTCATAGCGGTATTTGGTGGTTGCATCCAGGTCCTTGGCGGCCATTTTCTGATCATATTTGTCGATGAACCACTGGTCGGCAACTTTCCGGTCCCGGAAGTCTTCGTCGATGTGGGTCCCACCGTAGATGATGGCGGCGATGCCGTGCTCCTGGAAGAGCTTGGAGCCAAACCCGCCGCGACCAGCCCAAGTATCGATAAAGGTCAGCTTCCCTCTCCGGATGGGCACGGAAGCGACGGCCCCGAAGTCGGTTGCCCGGGAGGCTGGGCCGACGGATAGGATGCGGGGGTCTGTTAGGTAGTCTTCCCCAAATCGTTTGTAGGTGTAGTCCATCAAATTGTAGATGCCGCGGCGGCCTTCGCTCCAGATTTTCTCGATGTCTACCGGGACGATTTGGAGCTGGATTTCTTCGCCATGTACCCGGTTCAGATAGAGAATAGAAGGGGTAGGCGCTTTGCGGACAATGGAGAGGGTATTGATCCCGAGATTATTAAAAACCAGCGCTGCCCCGCCCATGGAGGAAATGTAAAAACCACCCCAGCAGGGTGAAAAACCGGTGAAGAACAAGCGGTTGGAGCCGGGAAAGATCGAACCCGCAAATGGGCCGGCTCCGATATTCATGCTCTGGAATTTTCCGGCCAAGTGCAGGCCAAGGTCCACCGCGCCGAAAAAATCTCCCAGCGGATAACGGTCAATACGGTAGAAGCCGGAAACGGCATCGACAAACAGGACTTTCTGGTTAATCGTTGTAGACATATACGGATCTCCTCATTCTTCTATTTCCGGGGCAATAGAACCTCAAGCACGGAAAACGAAAAGTAGCGTGAGCCGGCCCTCGTCAATCCACCGAGCGCTCTCCTGCAGGCCCTCGCGCGGTCAGCCAAACGGGAACTGAACTCGATACTCACGGGCTTGTCTTCCTCTCTTCAGCCAACATTAGATATTAACTAGCCGGCTAAATAACATACCAAAAAGGGCGCAATAACAGCACCGAGATTAAAGCGATACCTCAGATCTCTTCACGGTATCACATAAGCATCCAAACTGCATGTATATTGGGAATATCAAAAGAATGGCATAAGTTGCGATATCCTCTAAATTCTACCCTTCTAAAAACCTACCATTTCTATCAAACTCAAGTTCACACACTTCCAAATTCTTTGGATATGATGTACATAGCACGAATCTCACAATGAGTTAAATCATATCCGAATCTTCATCATCAACCGCAGGAGATCCATAATGAAAACTTTTCGCAAAGAGCTCTGGTTCGAGGTGCCCACCCGGCGGGCGTTTATCAACATCACCCCGCAGGTCGAGGCCTGCCTGCAGGAAAGCGGCATCACAGAGGGCCTGGTGCTGGTCAACGCCATGCACATTACCGCTTCGGTTTTTATCAACGACGATGAATCCGGGCTGCACCATGATTATGAGGTCTGGCTGGAAAAAATCGCACCGCATGAGCCGGTATCGCAATACCGCCACAATGTCGGCGAAGACAATGCCGATGCTCACATGAAACGCCAGGTCATGGGACGGGAGGTGGTGGTGGCTGTTACCGACGGCCGGCTTGACTTTGGCACCTGGGAGCGCATTTTTTACGGTGAGTTTGACGGCCGGCGGCGCAAACGGGCGCTGGTTAAAATTATTGGGGAATAGGTTTAGATTGAGCCCGTTTTCCGCTGTCCCGTTAGCCGGTCAAAAAAATAAAATCAGATAATTTCCCTTGTCTAACAGGCTCAATCCGCCGCAGGCGGACTCAACTGGCCAACCTGAAAGGTGAATTACCTGTTTTAGGATCGTTTGTGGTTTGAATACGGTCTGTTTAAGATTTAATATGTATTGTTAATCGCTTAATATAT of the Desulfobacterales bacterium genome contains:
- a CDS encoding aldehyde ferredoxin oxidoreductase N-terminal domain-containing protein, producing the protein MSTTINQKVLFVDAVSGFYRIDRYPLGDFFGAVDLGLHLAGKFQSMNIGAGPFAGSIFPGSNRLFFTGFSPCWGGFYISSMGGAALVFNNLGINTLSIVRKAPTPSILYLNRVHGEEIQLQIVPVDIEKIWSEGRRGIYNLMDYTYKRFGEDYLTDPRILSVGPASRATDFGAVASVPIRRGKLTFIDTWAGRGGFGSKLFQEHGIAAIIYGGTHIDEDFRDRKVADQWFIDKYDQKMAAKDLDATTKYRYDKKFNTGGTFGVNYAKLAGRMLSFNYQSIYMDEAERLAIHKNFVLDHYLKQFNEETIATKQQKHCGEPCVAVCKKMKGEFKKDYEPYQTMGPLSGIFDQRAAEQLNHHADMLGFDGISSGGIIAWLMECLDKEYLKPQELGVKGVPIFRAKDFDVVGASLHNAEIGIGLLDAIIDQRGLLDLSQGARKLARRLARTHGQKVLDGFLYTAYARKGWMVPNQYWTPGVLSPMTIMGKYYMYYGNEFIPPRELGRKNAERMTKELVLDNLGFCRFHRGWAEEMLPDVVGALVDMKAEFLTSIEITAGRISSRNSSVFWESERNVDYVHTFLKRERDVEGNTDPELLKWLDAFQKDRREASLSYWYEMHKGVHESLREF
- a CDS encoding secondary thiamine-phosphate synthase enzyme YjbQ: MKTFRKELWFEVPTRRAFINITPQVEACLQESGITEGLVLVNAMHITASVFINDDESGLHHDYEVWLEKIAPHEPVSQYRHNVGEDNADAHMKRQVMGREVVVAVTDGRLDFGTWERIFYGEFDGRRRKRALVKIIGE